A region of the Muricauda sp. MAR_2010_75 genome:
CGCTGGTCTACAATATGCCCTGCAAACAAGGCCATACCAACTGCGGGAATAACCTCCATAAGTCCAATAATTCCCAATGACAATGGATCCTTGGTTAAAGAATACACCTGCCACTCAATAACAATGAATTGCATGGACCAAGCAAAGACCATGGCAAAACGTACCAGTAAAAAAATGTTGAACTCCCTATAGCGGAGTGCAGCGTATGGGTCCATAAATGTCTAGCGAATGTCTCTTAATTTCAGTTGAAGGCTCACCGTTCCGTTCCATTCATTTTCGTCCAACGAAAATACGGCATCAAAAAGATTCTTATTCGCAACCAGACCCAATTTATTTCCCAAATTAAAGCCAATGGCCCCAATGGGGGCAGAACCCTTCTGCGTGACGGATGCCTTCAAGTGTTTTTCATCCTCACCTACACCTCTTGCGTAGCCGGTGTCCTGTAAACCTTCGGCCATAAAAACTGGCGTCATGTTGCCCGGGCCAAAAGGAGCAAACTGTTTTAAAATGCGCATTAATTTTGGGGTGATTTGATTGAGTTCCAACTGGGCATCAATAGAAATTTCAGGTTGCAATAAATGGGGGTCGATGGTCTCTGATACCACTTTTTCAAATTGTTGTTTGAAGGTTTGGTATTGTTCTTCCAAAAGGGTAAGCCCCGCCGCGTACATATGTCCGCCAAATTGCTCAATACAATCGGAACAACCTTCCAAGGCGTTATAAATATCAAACCCTTTTACAGATCGGGCCGAAGCGGATAACTTATCCCCGCTTTTGGTAAAGACCAAAGTTGGTCTGTAATAGGTTTCGGTAAGACGTGAGGCGACAATACCAATGACCCCTTTATGCCAATTTTCATTATACACTACCGAAGTGAACCGATTTTCTTCAGCGTTTTCTTGAATCTGTAACAAGGCTGCTTCCGTAGTTTCTTGATCTAAGTTTCTTCGCTCCGCATTGAAGGACTCAATCTCTTGCGCATACTCTTGGGCCCTACTGAAATTGGTTTCTGTGAGCAATACCACAGCATGCTGGCCATGTTTCATCCGCCCTGCAGCATTGATTCGTGGGGCAATGATAAAAACTATATCCGTGATGGTTAG
Encoded here:
- the recJ gene encoding single-stranded-DNA-specific exonuclease RecJ; this translates as MRWTLKPKPTQEAISQLSKELNVDDLVAHLLLQRGIHNYDEAKLFFRPELDHLHDPFLMKDMQKAVERIEQAIKNQENILVYGDYDVDGTTSVALVASFLQDSYPNVATYIPDRYEEGYGVSFQGIDFAEDNDISLIIALDCGIKAIDKVTYAAKKGIDFIICDHHRPGNKLPEAVAILDPKQEDCAYPYKELCGCGVGFKLIQALASREGKTVEDLIPYLDLVATAIAADIVPITGENRILAHFGLQVINASPRIGIQALIDQVKKRTLTITDIVFIIAPRINAAGRMKHGQHAVVLLTETNFSRAQEYAQEIESFNAERRNLDQETTEAALLQIQENAEENRFTSVVYNENWHKGVIGIVASRLTETYYRPTLVFTKSGDKLSASARSVKGFDIYNALEGCSDCIEQFGGHMYAAGLTLLEEQYQTFKQQFEKVVSETIDPHLLQPEISIDAQLELNQITPKLMRILKQFAPFGPGNMTPVFMAEGLQDTGYARGVGEDEKHLKASVTQKGSAPIGAIGFNLGNKLGLVANKNLFDAVFSLDENEWNGTVSLQLKLRDIR